One segment of Streptomyces sp. TG1A-8 DNA contains the following:
- a CDS encoding HAD hydrolase-like protein, producing MTTPHRPLLPVGGGWRRRKNRTHTMGYSARIFDFDGTLVDTGTLNLTSCHAALCCYTSITVPCASLQLAPLGDLAAFRRWLIREHKVVLPCTDAEWVAAVRVRWLASAVDHLRELPAARLARAAAARGPVAVASSNDGQVVRAGLRFIGLAETISTVVAREDVAALKPAPDAYLAAAAQLDVPAQECLAYENTDEGVLAAQTASMDVIDVRCIRRNP from the coding sequence TTGACCACGCCGCATCGGCCGTTGCTGCCGGTAGGCGGCGGCTGGCGCAGGCGCAAAAACAGGACACACACCATGGGTTATAGCGCACGAATCTTCGATTTCGATGGCACCCTGGTCGACACCGGTACCCTCAACCTCACCAGCTGCCACGCGGCTTTATGTTGTTACACCTCGATCACCGTTCCTTGCGCGAGCCTGCAGTTGGCTCCGCTGGGGGACTTAGCGGCGTTTCGTCGATGGCTGATCCGCGAGCACAAGGTGGTGCTGCCGTGCACCGATGCCGAGTGGGTAGCCGCAGTGCGTGTCCGCTGGCTGGCTAGCGCCGTCGATCACCTGCGTGAACTGCCCGCCGCCCGACTGGCCCGTGCAGCCGCCGCCCGGGGTCCGGTCGCCGTCGCCTCCTCCAACGATGGCCAGGTTGTACGGGCCGGATTGCGATTCATCGGCCTCGCCGAAACGATCAGCACCGTCGTCGCCCGAGAGGACGTCGCCGCACTCAAGCCCGCCCCTGATGCCTACCTCGCCGCCGCAGCACAACTAGACGTGCCAGCGCAGGAATGTCTGGCCTACGAAAACACCGACGAAGGCGTACTCGCCGCGCAGACCGCGAGCATGGACGTCATCGATGTTCGCTGCATCCGTAGAAATCCATGA
- a CDS encoding integrase: protein MKERERTLGLRERQPILVSPEGRVDPRLSECLRRSAFSAKAPGTQVTYAPLYRLFFTFLWQRGLDWDEASEDDVEDWEDWRRRGAMNPAPVDGGTWPKEQAALKLLYGIAAQSDLIPANPVTLASPSDVKTSDVKWLSPRAFRLWRNVGLGGMLPSGLEDEAWRGQSAGRHMAYPDLTYSSGLRRREGGTLLLCELPALRRRNYYAGRVGQGVAKRAGYTFYVGHPALQRVEGYRMSTRALAVARARRRGVYDRLPGLRIIQTVSRAGRVQWRSRDGRAGESALGRLTAAERMMLFVEGEDGLEPAMLWLTESGLPLRYTSWTKVLERASDRCAAAGLEVFATPKMLRHSMALRTLIALHNALDRRLGLTPAERLHYEEVYGQVWLMVKDMLGHRSDQVTRDVYLEPVRGLQLESLLGDDDNPVNVEKIAELAARTGLILDAA, encoded by the coding sequence TTGAAGGAGCGCGAGCGGACGCTCGGGCTGCGCGAGAGGCAGCCGATCCTCGTCTCGCCGGAGGGCCGGGTCGATCCTCGGCTGAGTGAGTGCCTGCGACGCTCGGCGTTCTCGGCCAAGGCGCCGGGCACCCAGGTCACGTACGCTCCGCTCTACCGGCTGTTCTTCACGTTCCTGTGGCAGCGCGGACTGGACTGGGACGAGGCGTCGGAGGACGACGTTGAGGACTGGGAGGACTGGCGTCGACGAGGGGCGATGAATCCGGCTCCGGTCGACGGCGGCACGTGGCCGAAGGAGCAGGCCGCGTTGAAGCTGCTGTACGGCATCGCGGCCCAGAGCGACCTTATACCGGCGAACCCGGTGACGCTCGCCTCGCCGTCGGACGTGAAGACCTCGGACGTGAAGTGGCTCTCGCCCCGGGCCTTTCGGCTGTGGCGCAACGTCGGGCTCGGCGGCATGCTGCCGAGCGGGCTGGAGGACGAAGCGTGGCGCGGTCAATCAGCCGGCCGGCACATGGCCTACCCCGACCTGACGTACTCCAGCGGCCTGCGGCGCCGCGAGGGCGGCACCCTGCTGCTCTGCGAACTCCCGGCGCTGAGGCGGCGAAACTACTACGCGGGCAGGGTGGGCCAGGGTGTGGCCAAGCGGGCCGGCTACACCTTCTACGTCGGCCACCCAGCGCTCCAGCGCGTCGAGGGCTACCGGATGAGCACGCGCGCCCTGGCCGTGGCCCGTGCGCGCCGGCGCGGCGTCTACGACCGGCTGCCCGGCCTGCGCATCATCCAGACGGTCAGCCGGGCGGGACGGGTGCAGTGGAGGAGCCGGGACGGTCGTGCGGGTGAGAGCGCGCTTGGGAGGCTGACGGCGGCCGAGCGGATGATGCTGTTCGTCGAGGGCGAGGACGGCCTGGAGCCGGCGATGCTGTGGCTGACCGAGAGCGGGCTGCCGCTGCGGTACACGAGCTGGACGAAGGTTCTCGAGCGGGCGAGCGACCGGTGCGCCGCCGCGGGGCTCGAGGTCTTCGCGACGCCGAAGATGCTGCGGCACTCCATGGCCCTGCGGACCCTGATCGCCCTGCACAACGCGCTGGACCGCCGACTCGGGCTGACACCGGCTGAGCGCCTGCACTACGAGGAGGTGTATGGGCAGGTCTGGCTGATGGTCAAGGACATGCTCGGGCACCGCAGCGACCAGGTGACGCGGGATGTGTACCTGGAGCCGGTGCGCGGGCTGCAGTTGGAGTCGCTGCTCGGCGACGACGACAACCCCGTAAACGTGGAGAAGATCGCGGAGCTGGCGGCGCGCACAGGCCTGATTTTGGACGCGGCGTGA
- a CDS encoding MFS transporter has translation MASGTTAPPPPASLPRIVAASLIGTTIEWYDFFLYGSAAALVFNKLFFPGSDPLVGTLLSFLTYAVGFAARPLGALVFGHYGDRLGRKRLLVLSLLLMGGATFAIGLLPTHATVGSAAPVLLTALRLVQGFALGGEWGGAVLLVSEHGDARRRGFWASWPQTGAPAGQLLATGVLSLLTAVLSDDAFGSWGWRIPFLLSGVLVVVGLWIRLSVDESPVFKDALRRAESRQPGAEEKPPLVSVLRHHWRDVLVAIGARMAENISYYVITAFVLVYATTSAGVSKQTALNAVLIGSAVHFAVIPAWGALSDRVGRRPVYLFGAAGVGLWMFPFFSLADTGSFGRLVLAVTVGLVLHGAMYAPQAAFFAEMFATRMRYSGASIGAQFASVAAGAPAPLIATALLADYDSSTPIALYVIAAAVLTLVAVGVARETRHRDLARVGAEEDGASAVAQAAAGARTV, from the coding sequence ATGGCCTCCGGAACCACCGCTCCCCCACCCCCTGCCAGCCTCCCCCGCATCGTCGCCGCCAGCCTCATCGGGACCACCATCGAGTGGTACGACTTCTTCCTGTACGGTTCCGCCGCCGCGCTGGTGTTCAACAAGCTGTTCTTCCCGGGCTCCGATCCGCTGGTCGGGACGCTGCTGTCGTTCCTGACGTACGCCGTGGGGTTCGCGGCCCGTCCGCTGGGGGCGCTGGTGTTCGGGCACTACGGTGACCGGCTGGGGCGCAAGAGGCTGCTGGTGCTGAGCCTGCTGCTGATGGGCGGGGCGACCTTCGCCATCGGACTGCTGCCCACGCACGCCACCGTCGGGAGCGCCGCGCCCGTGCTGCTGACCGCGCTGCGCCTGGTCCAGGGCTTCGCGCTCGGCGGCGAGTGGGGCGGCGCCGTCCTGCTGGTGTCCGAGCACGGGGACGCACGGCGGCGTGGTTTTTGGGCCTCTTGGCCGCAGACGGGAGCGCCGGCCGGGCAGTTGCTGGCGACCGGTGTGCTGTCGCTGCTCACCGCGGTGCTCTCGGACGACGCCTTCGGCAGCTGGGGCTGGCGGATCCCGTTCCTGCTCTCCGGTGTCCTCGTGGTCGTCGGCCTGTGGATCCGGCTCTCCGTCGATGAGTCGCCCGTCTTCAAGGATGCGCTGCGGCGGGCCGAGTCCCGGCAGCCGGGTGCCGAGGAGAAGCCGCCGCTCGTCTCCGTGCTGCGGCACCACTGGCGGGACGTGCTCGTCGCCATCGGCGCCCGCATGGCGGAGAACATCAGCTACTACGTCATCACCGCGTTCGTCCTCGTCTACGCCACCACCTCCGCCGGTGTGTCGAAGCAGACCGCGCTCAACGCCGTCCTCATCGGCTCGGCCGTGCACTTCGCCGTGATTCCCGCCTGGGGCGCGCTCTCCGACCGGGTCGGGCGACGGCCCGTGTACCTGTTCGGCGCGGCCGGCGTCGGTCTGTGGATGTTCCCGTTCTTCTCGCTGGCCGACACCGGATCGTTCGGCCGCCTGGTGCTGGCCGTGACCGTCGGACTGGTGCTGCACGGCGCCATGTACGCACCCCAGGCCGCCTTCTTCGCCGAGATGTTCGCCACCCGGATGCGCTACTCCGGTGCCTCCATCGGCGCCCAGTTCGCCTCCGTGGCGGCCGGTGCCCCCGCCCCGCTGATCGCCACCGCGCTGCTCGCCGACTACGACAGCTCCACCCCGATCGCGCTGTACGTGATCGCGGCCGCCGTGCTGACGCTGGTCGCCGTCGGTGTGGCCCGGGAGACGCGGCACCGGGACCTCGCCCGGGTGGGGGCCGAGGAGGACGGCGCGTCCGCCGTGGCGCAGGCGGCGGCCGGGGCGCGGACGGTCTGA
- a CDS encoding GntR family transcriptional regulator, which translates to MPVPQSRGLVSRSLLRETAYRAIRDAIIDGTFAPGERLNDSDLVEWLGVSRTPIREALTRLDQAGLVQTKPGRYTMVSPLDVRAVRAAQSVTAAMHELAVREALPNLSAAELDAMREANARFADALRRNDADAAIAADDDFHGVPVAACANHAIHSVLEQFTPVLRRLERLRFSSLGGRGSVGQHDRIIALCEAGDVEGAVAATRANWQTLVPLLDIPLPGGEEVGDGPVGTASPH; encoded by the coding sequence ATGCCAGTTCCGCAGAGCCGGGGGCTCGTTTCCAGGTCGCTCCTTCGGGAGACCGCCTACCGGGCGATCCGGGACGCCATCATCGACGGCACGTTCGCCCCGGGCGAACGCCTCAACGACAGCGACCTGGTGGAGTGGCTGGGTGTCAGTCGCACCCCCATTCGGGAGGCCCTGACGCGTCTGGACCAGGCCGGACTGGTCCAGACGAAACCCGGCCGTTACACCATGGTCAGCCCCCTGGACGTCCGCGCTGTCCGCGCCGCCCAGTCGGTGACGGCTGCCATGCACGAACTCGCCGTCCGCGAGGCACTGCCCAACCTGTCCGCCGCCGAGCTCGACGCCATGCGCGAGGCCAACGCACGCTTCGCCGACGCCCTGCGGCGCAACGACGCCGACGCGGCGATCGCCGCCGACGACGACTTCCACGGTGTCCCGGTCGCCGCCTGTGCCAACCACGCCATCCACAGCGTCCTCGAGCAGTTCACGCCGGTGCTGCGGCGCCTGGAGCGATTGCGTTTCTCCTCGCTCGGCGGCCGGGGCTCGGTCGGTCAGCACGACCGGATCATCGCGCTGTGCGAGGCGGGGGACGTGGAGGGGGCGGTGGCGGCCACCCGCGCCAACTGGCAGACGCTGGTACCCCTGCTCGACATCCCGCTCCCCGGCGGCGAAGAGGTGGGCGACGGACCCGTCGGCACCGCTTCCCCGCACTGA
- a CDS encoding 1-aminocyclopropane-1-carboxylate deaminase has protein sequence MPLDAFERYPLLFGPSPVHPLDRLSDHLGGARIWAKREDCNSGLAFGGNKTRKLEYLLPDALAMGADTLVSIGGVQSNHTRQVAAVAARAGLKAVLVQESWVDWPDAVNDKVGNILLSRIMGADVRLVRAEFGIGFKDSWQQALEDVRSAGGTPYAIPAGASDHPLGGLGFAGWAHEVQQQERELGVFFDTVVVCSVTGSTHAGMIAGFAGQERPRRVLGIDASAKLAETRAQVEKIARNTAELIGLGRDLRDDEITVLEGWAGDRYGIPVRSTLDAIRLTASLEGMIIDPVYEGKSMAGLIDLVRNGDVPKDSNVLYAHLGGQPALNAYSGVFR, from the coding sequence ATGCCCCTCGACGCCTTCGAGCGTTACCCCCTGCTGTTCGGACCCAGCCCCGTCCACCCCCTGGACCGGCTCAGCGACCACCTCGGCGGCGCGCGCATCTGGGCCAAACGGGAGGACTGCAACAGTGGATTGGCTTTCGGCGGCAACAAGACCCGGAAGCTGGAGTACCTGCTTCCCGATGCCCTCGCCATGGGCGCGGACACCCTGGTCAGCATCGGCGGGGTGCAGTCCAACCACACCCGGCAGGTGGCCGCGGTCGCCGCCAGGGCCGGTCTGAAGGCCGTCCTCGTGCAAGAGAGCTGGGTGGACTGGCCGGACGCGGTCAACGACAAGGTCGGCAACATCCTGCTGTCACGCATCATGGGCGCCGACGTACGACTGGTCCGGGCCGAATTCGGCATCGGCTTCAAGGACAGCTGGCAGCAGGCCCTGGAGGACGTCCGGTCCGCCGGCGGCACCCCGTACGCCATCCCGGCCGGTGCCTCGGACCATCCGCTGGGCGGTCTCGGCTTCGCCGGCTGGGCCCACGAGGTGCAGCAGCAGGAGCGTGAACTGGGCGTCTTCTTCGACACCGTCGTGGTGTGCAGCGTCACCGGCAGTACCCACGCGGGCATGATCGCGGGCTTCGCCGGCCAGGAACGGCCCCGCCGCGTCCTGGGCATCGACGCCTCGGCCAAGCTCGCCGAGACCCGCGCCCAGGTGGAGAAGATCGCCCGCAACACCGCCGAACTCATCGGCCTCGGCCGGGACCTGCGCGACGACGAGATCACCGTCCTCGAGGGCTGGGCCGGCGACCGCTACGGAATCCCGGTACGGTCCACCCTGGACGCCATCCGGCTCACCGCAAGCCTCGAAGGCATGATCATCGATCCCGTCTACGAGGGCAAGTCCATGGCCGGGCTCATCGACCTCGTACGCAACGGAGACGTCCCGAAGGACTCCAACGTCCTGTACGCCCACCTCGGCGGCCAGCCCGCCCTCAACGCTTACAGCGGCGTCTTCCGCTGA